A single window of Neospora caninum Liverpool complete genome, chromosome XII DNA harbors:
- a CDS encoding putative mitochondria-associated granulocyte macrophage CSF signaling molecule, with the protein MAIGPLGRIIAQFVVVAGSAVGRAVVQAYKDAAKRGALNAGAAGRQSLSLRPRMSADEARRILGLDTSGSSSAQLCRQDIEARHKRLYEINAPSGTFAGSPYLQKKVDIAKVILLEKLAEDERTTAKEKNKDTQN; encoded by the exons ATGGCGATTGGTCCTCTTGGAAGAATTATTGCTCAGTTCGTCGTGGTTGCCGGCTCCGCCGTCGGCAGGGCTGTTGTTCAG GCCTACAAAGACGCGGCGAAACGTGGCGCACTCAACGCCGGCGCAGCTGGGcgtcagtctctctctctccgtccgaGAATGTCGGCGGATGAAGCCCGTCGGATCCTCGGTTTGGATACCTCTGGGTCGTCGTCTGCTCAGCTGTGCCGACAGGACATCGAGGCTCGACACAAGCGCCTGTACGAGATCAACGCACCTTCGGGAACGTTTGCGGGTTCTCCATATTTGCAGAAGAAAGTCGATATCGCAAAAGTAATATTGCTGGAGAAACTGGCGGAAGATGAGCGAACAacagcaaaagagaagaacaaagacACTCAAAACTga